In one Mucilaginibacter sp. PAMB04168 genomic region, the following are encoded:
- the recQ gene encoding DNA helicase RecQ has product MEIKKSLFDNLQNFFGFDNFKGEQEAIITNIMAGNDTFVIMPTGGGKSMCYQLPALMTEGTAIVISPLIALMKNQVDQLRAFCNSDSVAHFLNSSLTKSETAKVKEDVLAGRTKLLYVAPESLTKQDNIDFLRLNKLSFVAVDEAHCISEWGHDFRPEYRKIRQVITNLGEDIPIIALTATATPKVQHDIQKNLQMNNATVYKSSFNRSNLFYEVRAKRNVLKEIIKFIKQHQGKSGIVYCLSRKKVEEVAEALKLNGVKALPYHAGLDAKVRADTQDKFLMEDADVIVATIAFGMGIDKPDVRYVIHHDVPKSMEGYYQETGRAGRDGGEGICVAFYSEKDVDKLQKFMKDKPVSEREIGTQILKEVIDYAESAVCRRKQILHYFGEDYDAASCNCMCDNCSSERLFFDAEAQLHRALSLIKQLGDKFDDHHITSVLMGQDNPHVHHYEHHLLDVFGSGKEEGQNLWHSLLRQAMLDNFLSKDIDNYGLLKLTDKGYDFIDNPYSIKFVLNKPMEAAEDDESEEGPKHGGGALDTQLLQMLKDLRKKIAKQKNLPPFVVFQDPSLEEMCTHYPVSTDELKQISGVGAGKAAKFGAPFIELIKKYVEDNDIDRPVDMVIKSAANKSALKVYIIQNIDRHLDLEDIAASKGLTYEEILREVESIVNSGTKLNLNYYIDEVIDEDKQEEVYDYFRSAEVDSIDDALVDLGVNDYTREEIQLMRIKFMSELGN; this is encoded by the coding sequence ATTGAAATTAAAAAATCGCTTTTTGATAACCTGCAAAATTTTTTCGGATTCGATAATTTTAAAGGCGAACAAGAAGCGATTATTACTAATATAATGGCCGGTAATGACACGTTCGTGATTATGCCTACCGGCGGCGGTAAATCCATGTGTTATCAGCTTCCGGCATTAATGACGGAAGGTACAGCCATCGTCATCTCTCCACTCATAGCCCTGATGAAAAATCAGGTTGATCAGCTAAGAGCTTTCTGTAATTCAGACAGCGTTGCACACTTTCTAAACTCATCATTAACCAAATCAGAAACGGCTAAGGTTAAAGAAGATGTTTTGGCTGGTCGTACCAAACTATTGTATGTTGCTCCCGAATCATTAACAAAACAGGACAATATTGATTTTCTGAGGCTTAACAAGCTGTCATTTGTAGCGGTTGATGAAGCGCACTGTATTTCGGAGTGGGGGCATGACTTTCGTCCGGAATACCGTAAGATACGGCAGGTAATCACCAATCTTGGCGAAGATATTCCGATTATAGCGCTAACCGCTACGGCTACACCCAAAGTGCAGCACGATATTCAGAAAAATTTGCAAATGAACAATGCAACGGTATATAAATCATCGTTCAACCGTTCAAATCTCTTTTACGAAGTGCGTGCCAAACGCAATGTACTTAAAGAAATCATTAAGTTCATTAAGCAGCATCAGGGCAAATCAGGCATTGTTTACTGTTTAAGCCGTAAAAAGGTAGAAGAAGTAGCCGAGGCATTAAAGTTAAACGGCGTTAAAGCTTTACCTTACCACGCCGGCCTTGACGCTAAAGTGCGTGCCGATACACAAGACAAATTCTTGATGGAAGATGCCGACGTAATTGTTGCTACCATTGCTTTTGGGATGGGTATTGACAAACCCGATGTGCGTTATGTAATACACCATGATGTGCCTAAGAGCATGGAAGGTTATTACCAGGAGACCGGCCGTGCGGGGCGTGACGGCGGCGAGGGCATTTGTGTAGCTTTCTATTCTGAAAAAGATGTAGACAAGCTGCAAAAATTCATGAAAGACAAGCCGGTTTCTGAACGTGAAATCGGTACACAGATACTTAAGGAAGTAATTGATTATGCGGAGTCGGCGGTTTGCCGCCGTAAGCAGATCTTGCATTACTTTGGTGAGGACTATGATGCGGCCAGTTGTAATTGCATGTGTGATAATTGCAGTTCTGAGCGGCTGTTCTTTGACGCTGAAGCGCAACTGCACCGTGCTTTGAGCCTCATCAAACAACTGGGCGACAAGTTTGATGATCATCATATTACCAGTGTGTTAATGGGTCAGGATAATCCGCATGTACACCATTATGAACATCATCTTCTTGATGTTTTTGGCTCAGGTAAGGAAGAAGGCCAAAATTTATGGCACTCCTTACTACGCCAGGCAATGTTGGATAATTTCTTATCGAAAGACATAGACAATTATGGCTTGTTGAAGCTAACTGATAAAGGTTACGATTTTATAGACAACCCATACAGCATTAAATTTGTATTGAACAAACCTATGGAAGCCGCTGAGGACGATGAGTCTGAAGAGGGCCCTAAGCACGGCGGTGGTGCGTTGGATACACAGTTGCTGCAGATGCTGAAAGACTTGCGCAAAAAGATTGCCAAGCAAAAGAATTTACCCCCGTTTGTAGTTTTTCAGGATCCGTCATTGGAGGAGATGTGTACGCATTATCCCGTATCTACAGATGAGCTGAAGCAAATATCGGGCGTGGGAGCGGGTAAAGCTGCCAAATTTGGTGCACCATTCATTGAGCTGATTAAAAAGTATGTAGAGGACAACGACATCGACCGGCCGGTTGATATGGTTATAAAAAGTGCGGCTAATAAATCAGCACTTAAAGTTTACATCATTCAGAACATTGACCGCCATTTAGACCTGGAAGATATCGCTGCATCAAAGGGATTAACCTATGAGGAAATACTTCGTGAGGTTGAATCTATTGTTAACTCGGGTACCAAGCTTAACCTAAATTACTATATAGACGAAGTAATTGACGAGGATAAACAGGAAGAGGTTTATGATTACTTCCGTTCGGCTGAAGTTGATTCAATAGACGACGCTTTGGTGGATTTAGGCGTTAATGATTATACCCGCGAAGAGATACAACTCATGCGTATCAAATTTATGTCGGAGTTAGGCAACTAG